The DNA window TGACAACAATGGCTTTATTGAGCTTGCGACAGGCAATGGCGCCGACCTGACGGTGACACGCTCCCCTTCTCTTCGGGATTTATTTAATCCTGCGGGCGAATTGAACAGCCCATTGATGCACACGGGATCGCTTACAACGATGGACCAGGTGCTGGATCACTACAACAGCATTCAAGAAGCCGGCAACAACCAGTTAGACAGGCGGCTGTCACGCGGGAATGGCAATCAGTTAAACCTCACGGCGGCTGAACGTGAAGCTGTTATCGCTTTCCTCAAGACACTCTCCGGCACAGCCGTGTATGAGGATGCACGATGGAGCGACCCGTTTTAACTCCCCGGTGCTTTTATTTTTTGAACCTGTGCAATGACGTGCAGTCCGAGTAGTGTTTTTGCAGAAAGGGGTTTAAACAAACCTTGCATTTCTTCTAGCAAGCGCTCCCTGGAGAATTCCTGCAAATGCCATTCACTCAGGCCCTCTTCGATGCCTGGCAGCAACAGTCTGAAAAGCCCTGTTGCTGTCAGCATTTTTTTGATGACCAATTTGGGCCGTTCGTAAGGCACCGTAAGTACGATGCGGGTTGCCGGCGTAGCAATTTTGTAGATTTGCTGGAGTACGGCGCGGGGCTCCTGGACATGCTCAAGCATTTCGGAGCAAATGATAACGGAAAACTCCCCTTGCTCAAACGGCAGAGGCTCTTCTCCGTTGCCCCGTACAAAAGTAGCTTCCCTGCCTGCTTCAGCAAACGACTTTGTGGCTGCATCCAACGCCTTGCGCGAAATATCGAACCCTACGATACGACCAGCCTCGGGCAATGCCAGCAAAAGGTTACCTGCCTCACACCCAATTTCAAGTACAGTATCTGCCAGCGTAATATCAGCCAGTCGGCGAATCGCAGCTA is part of the Bacteroidota bacterium genome and encodes:
- a CDS encoding class I SAM-dependent methyltransferase; its protein translation is MDEIAEWNDRMFEEHPTPYFGLAGIVERARIAAIRRLADITLADTVLEIGCEAGNLLLALPEAGRIVGFDISRKALDAATKSFAEAGREATFVRGNGEEPLPFEQGEFSVIICSEMLEHVQEPRAVLQQIYKIATPATRIVLTVPYERPKLVIKKMLTATGLFRLLLPGIEEGLSEWHLQEFSRERLLEEMQGLFKPLSAKTLLGLHVIAQVQKIKAPGS